One window of the Haemorhous mexicanus isolate bHaeMex1 chromosome 15, bHaeMex1.pri, whole genome shotgun sequence genome contains the following:
- the LOC132334348 gene encoding kazal-type serine protease inhibitor domain-containing protein 1-like produces MKHRMVTAVLVALVQVSQSFPALYHRGWWRLLREGDSCGKCDLALCSEPKDCPAGAVLDRCGCCPECGNAEGQICDLDQGNHFYGQCGDHLECRLDADEARFGEVPEPQCVCKSQESICGPDGKTYENICQFNKAYAAKRNISMKHKGPCESAPVISVPPQDAQNYTGNDVIFGCEVSAYPMPQLEWKKKGNKMFLPGDDTHVSVQARGGPQKYGVTSWLQIQGLKKSDEGIYICHTKNKHGATYASARLKVIDGPSPAFAFTAGSRSASYSVEYEEYYDNSDEEDDEEYESGNYDNDNDSEK; encoded by the exons ATGAAGCACCGGATGGTTACGGCAGTGCTGGTAGCACTGGTACAGGTTTCACAGAGTTTCCCTGCCTTGTACCACCGAGGCTGGTGGAGGCTGCTAAGGGAAGGAGATAGTTGTGGAAAATGTGATTTGGCACTCTGCTCCGAGCCCAAGGACTGTCCAGCCGGGGCTGTGCTGGATCGCTGCGGCTGCTGCCCAGAATGTGGGAACGCGGAGGGTCAGATCTGCGACTTGGACCAGGGCAACCATTTCTATGGGCAGTGTGGGGACCACCTCGAGTGCAGGCTGGATGCTGATGAAGCAAGGTTTGGGGAAGTCCCTGAACCCCAGTGTGTGTGCAAATCTCAAGAAAGCATCTGTGGACCCGATGGGAAAACCTACGAAAACATCTGTCAGTTCAACAAGGCTTACGCTGCGAAAAGAAACATCAGCATGAAACATAAAGGGCCATGTGAATCAG CTCCTGTTATTTCTGTGCCACCTCAGGATGCCCAGAATTACACTGGCAATGATGTCATTTTTGGCTGTGAGGTGTCAGCCTATCCTATGCCACAGcttgaatggaaaaaaaaggggaataaaaTGTTTCTGCCAGGAGATGACACCCACGTCTCTGTCCAG GCAAGAGGTGGGCCTCAGAAGTATGGTGTGACAAGCTGGCTGCAGATTCAAGGCCTCAAAAAATCAGATGAAGGCATTTATATCTGCCACACCAAAAATAAGCATGGTGCAACATATGCCTCTGCAAGATTGAAAGTCATtgatg GCCCATCTCCTGCATTTGCATTTACTGCTGGCAGTAGAAGTGCAAGCTACAGTGTTGAATACGAGGAGTATTATGACAATTCTGATGAGGAAGATGATGAAGAATATGAATCCGGGAACTATGATAATGACAACgattctgaaaaataa